One Klebsiella electrica genomic window, TCAAGCGAGGTGAGCAACACAATCGGACCTTGCCACTGGCCGCGCAGATCGCGGCATAGCGTCATGCCGTCTTTGCCTGGCAACATAATATCCAGCAACACCAGGTCGGGTTTCTCCCGCGCGATAACCTCTTCAGCCCGGTCACCTCGCGGCTCAACCACCACTTCCATATCGTGCTTTCCGAGATAAGCGGCGATCAGAGCGCCAACTTCCGGATCATCCTCAACAAAAACGATCTTATTCATATCTTACTTGTACTGGAAAAAGAATTAACATACACCGCCGCCAGGCTACCTGCCATTACTCTTTTATAAAAAAGACGTCATCCTTCACACTGTCCCGGCGTTCGCTTCGCGCGTTGGGCGCCCGGCGGGTTAACCAGGCTCGGGAGGGGGCGATGCGAATGATATTGTGAATATATGTACTTCCGTTATGCTACATCAACTTGTTGTTTAAATGTTAAGGCTAAAGGAATGGGGTTGTTGATTAAAGGGCTGCTCGGAGCGCTGGTCGTGGTACTTATCGGCATACTGTCTAAAAGCAAAAATTATTATATTGCCGGTTTAATTCCGTTATTTCCGACCTTCGCCCTGATTGCACATTATATTGTGGCCAACGAGCGCGGGATTGAGGCGCTGCGAACCACGATAATCTTCGGGATGTGGTCAATCATTCCCTATTTTATCTATCTGCTGTTGCTCTGGTACTTTATCGGCATGATGCGCCTGCCGTGGGCACTGGCGGGCGCAGTTGGCGGCTGGGGACTGTGTGCCTGGCTGCTGATCCTCGTCTGGAGCCGCTGCCACTAACGCAGGTGTCTGCCGCCATCCACGGCAAAAGAGCGGCCCGTAACGAACCGGCTGGAGAACAGATAATCGAGCAGGTCGATAATCTCTTTTTCGCCCGCCACGCTTTTCATGAGCGATTTATCCAGCGCCTGCTGGCGATATTCAGCGTCGTCGCCCTCGTTAAACATAATTAGCGAAGGGGCAATTGCGTTAACCTTAATCTCCGGCGCCAGCTTGCGGGCAAATGAGCGGGTCATATTATCCAGCGCGGCTTT contains:
- a CDS encoding GlpM family protein: MGLLIKGLLGALVVVLIGILSKSKNYYIAGLIPLFPTFALIAHYIVANERGIEALRTTIIFGMWSIIPYFIYLLLLWYFIGMMRLPWALAGAVGGWGLCAWLLILVWSRCH